From the genome of ANME-2 cluster archaeon:
ACAACTTCCCATCCATGTCCAACACTTCCATGATAGCAACTTGGTGCCCAGAGACTTTTATCACACCACTCTTTAAGTTCAGGAAATTCCTGCCGCAATATCCTGCTGCTTCTCCCTTTCAACCGCTTGGCAATAAAACTTACGGAATATTTTGGTGGATACTGGATAAAAAGATGAACATGATCGCTACAAACCGATATATCAATAATCTCGATACCCAGTTCTTTGCAGGTCTTACGTATAATCGCCTCCGCTACCATTGCAACATCCCCTACCAGCACCTTGCCCCTATATTTAGGTGAAAACACCATATGGTCAGTGAGTAAAGATACCGTATGCCTGTCGTGTCTTACCTTCTTTGACATAGAAATTGCAGATG
Proteins encoded in this window:
- the tnpA gene encoding IS200/IS605 family transposase; translation: MSKKVRHDRHTVSLLTDHMVFSPKYRGKVLVGDVAMVAEAIIRKTCKELGIEIIDISVCSDHVHLFIQYPPKYSVSFIAKRLKGRSSRILRQEFPELKEWCDKSLWAPSCYHGSVGHGWEVVEKYIAGQDKKSKG